A genomic segment from Nodularia sphaerocarpa UHCC 0038 encodes:
- a CDS encoding FGGY-family carbohydrate kinase — MDFYLGIDFGTNGVRAVVINHEASTQAEIKYPWPDEAVSDLATAWETALFTLLAQIPEKLRREVKAIAINGTSSTVLLTDAAGKPIDAPLLYNDARGSVVLEQLRNIAPPHHNVLSATSSLAKLFWMMQQPSFSQAKYFLHQADWLGFLLHGYLGISDYHNALKLGYDVEQLKYPAWLEKLQLPIQLPKVLTPGTPIAKLRPEIATQFNFPDDCLVCAGTTDSIAAFLASGAKSPGEAVTSLGSTLVVKLLSRTRVEDSRYGIYSHRLGNLWLTGGASNTGGAVLKHFFSAAELERLSCQIDAATASGLDYYPLLRAGDRFPINDPDLLPRLEPRPDDPVAFLHGLLEGMAKIEGRGYALLQEMGADELIRVYTAGGGAGNNTWCAIREGVLRVSVVSSVHTEAAFGSALLALRGVGFF, encoded by the coding sequence ATGGATTTTTATTTGGGGATCGATTTCGGTACGAATGGGGTTAGGGCTGTGGTGATTAATCATGAAGCTTCCACCCAGGCAGAAATCAAGTATCCTTGGCCAGATGAGGCTGTTTCTGATTTAGCAACTGCTTGGGAGACGGCTTTATTTACACTACTGGCACAAATACCGGAGAAATTGCGCCGAGAAGTTAAGGCGATCGCTATTAATGGTACTTCATCCACGGTCTTGCTAACTGATGCTGCTGGTAAGCCTATAGATGCACCTTTACTCTACAACGATGCACGGGGATCAGTGGTGTTGGAGCAGTTGAGAAATATTGCACCACCGCATCATAATGTATTAAGTGCTACTTCCAGCCTAGCTAAACTTTTCTGGATGATGCAACAACCTAGTTTTAGTCAGGCGAAATATTTTCTGCATCAAGCCGATTGGTTAGGATTTCTACTACATGGCTATTTGGGAATTAGCGATTATCACAACGCTTTAAAGCTGGGCTATGACGTGGAGCAGTTAAAATATCCAGCATGGCTTGAGAAACTGCAATTACCGATTCAGCTACCGAAAGTTTTAACTCCTGGTACTCCTATAGCCAAATTACGCCCGGAAATTGCCACTCAGTTTAATTTTCCTGATGATTGTTTAGTTTGTGCTGGGACAACTGATAGTATTGCGGCTTTTTTGGCTAGTGGGGCTAAATCGCCGGGGGAAGCTGTGACTTCTTTGGGTTCGACGCTGGTAGTTAAATTATTGAGTCGGACGCGTGTGGAGGATTCACGATACGGTATTTACAGCCATCGTTTGGGTAATTTATGGCTGACTGGGGGGGCTTCTAATACTGGTGGGGCTGTGCTAAAGCATTTTTTTAGTGCGGCTGAGTTGGAAAGGTTGAGTTGTCAGATTGATGCTGCTACGGCTAGTGGGTTAGATTATTATCCGTTGTTGCGGGCAGGCGATCGCTTTCCGATTAATGATCCTGATTTATTACCACGATTAGAACCACGTCCTGATGATCCTGTGGCGTTTTTGCATGGGTTGTTGGAAGGTATGGCTAAAATTGAGGGGCGTGGGTATGCTTTGTTGCAGGAAATGGGGGCGGATGAGTTAATTCGTGTTTATACTGCTGGGGGTGGGGCGGGGAATAATACTTGGTGTGCTATTCGGGAGGGTGTTTTAAGGGTGTCTGTGGTTTCTTCTGTGCATACTGAGGCTGCTTTTGGTTCGGCGCTTTTGGCTTTGCGGGGGGTTGGTTTTTTTTAA
- a CDS encoding GxxExxY protein — protein MRELTGEVIGAAIEVHRILGPGFLEQVYKEALIIELFRRGIPHEFEKPVTVNYKGHEVGTGRLDFLIANCLIVELKAVQNLAPIHEAQVLSYLKMTKHPLALLINFNVPLLKDGIKRIILTS, from the coding sequence TTGAGAGAGTTAACGGGGGAGGTGATTGGGGCTGCTATTGAGGTGCATCGGATTTTGGGGCCTGGGTTTTTGGAGCAAGTGTATAAGGAAGCGTTGATTATAGAATTGTTCAGGCGTGGAATACCTCATGAATTTGAAAAGCCTGTAACGGTCAATTACAAAGGACATGAAGTAGGTACAGGGAGATTAGATTTTTTAATAGCCAATTGTCTAATTGTGGAATTAAAAGCTGTCCAAAACCTAGCCCCAATACACGAAGCCCAAGTTCTCTCCTACCTAAAAATGACCAAACACCCACTCGCCCTCCTGATCAACTTTAACGTCCCCCTCCTCAAAGACGGCATCAAACGTATTATCCTCACCTCCTAA
- the psaM gene encoding photosystem I reaction center subunit XII — translation MPISDTQVYIALAVALIPGILAWRLATELYK, via the coding sequence ATGCCTATCTCAGATACTCAAGTGTACATTGCTCTAGCTGTAGCCCTGATTCCAGGAATTTTGGCTTGGCGTTTAGCAACAGAACTTTATAAGTAA